The following DNA comes from Miscanthus floridulus cultivar M001 chromosome 5, ASM1932011v1, whole genome shotgun sequence.
ATGTTTCCATTTAGCAGATCAACTCTGAATGACTTTCTGTTGACACCATCAAATGTGCTAATTTAGCACCACACAAAACTTCCTCAAACTCAATATGAATAATCCATGATTCACTTCCTTTGGATACTCACCTACCAGAACAAACATTGATCAGCAAAGAATAGTGTTTATACAAGAAAACAACCAAAAGCATAGGGGAATGTCAGAAGCATTATATAGATGAAACAAGGCATAATATTCAGACAAACTTTGTGTCATGAGCCATAACTTTTTTATGTCCAAAGTTTCAGAACATTTGGAACAACTAGGAAAGTATATTGATCCGAACATATTTTCTCATATACCAAATTATCATTCACCACAAGAATTCATTTTTAACCTACAAATTTGCTTTATTCTAGCCATAAAGAAACATTTCTACAACATAGATCCTAGTGATCGAATTTATTTCTAACCACATAATTTCATTGCTTGAACAACAAATATTGTTTCTTGTCTCAGATACACATACTTGTGACTATATGTATTATTAACCATAAAAATTCAATTTTCAAACCACATTGATTCCTGAGTTTGATCCACAAATACTTACGCCCAAATTTCTTACCATAAAAATTCATTTGTCAAACCACAAGTATAGATTCCATCCCAAAGAGTACTATCAAATAAGTAACGGTGTGCTTAGTGGCTGCTTATCTGATAGACTGATACTTGTATGGACCTTGTAAGGGAAGATATTGTGGTGCTGAAAATTTTGAATATGCAAATAACAAACCTGAAacaaaaaataaatttttttccAGCCCCAGCTGCCAGCTGCCTGCTTGTGATTATGCATGAGGTCGTAGGTAGAGTAGTACAATAACCAGCAAAAACTGCAGCAAGCACCATCTGAATAGGCCTCAACAAAATATCAGTGGTTCTGCGACTTCTGCCATGAAATATGTTTAGGATCTTATCAAGATAAGAAACTGTACATGGTAGGCTCAGAAATAGGATAAAATATATCTTATATCTATAGGTCCATTGGTCCAGTTACAAAAGATCATCATCTTTACTAGTGTGAAGTCAACAAAAATAGCAGTTTTAGGGGCCGTTTAGTGGGGATTCGCCAATTCGCCAACAGCTCCCGAAGCTGTTTTGCCTCTTTACTTACCAAATGGCTCAAAACATATCTGCTCTTCCCATGAATCTCCTgaatgaagggcaggcctggtgcagtggtgagagctgtctcactgagtcaccaggtcgtgggttcgaagcagcctctctgcagttttgcggggggaaggcttgcctcggttttacccttccccagaccccactcatgtgggagcctccggcactgggtctgcccatGAATCTCCTGAATACACGACACGAGGCGGTGGGGTCTGGTGAAGCAAAAAAAAGCAGCTCCTCCCAGCTCCCTTGACTTGCCTGCAAGCCAAATACAGTTTTGCCGTCTCGCCCGTGCTGCAGCGGTGGCGCGGGAGCGGAGCGTTGTGCTgcaagcggcagcggcagcggcagcacgTGGCCCGGTTGGCGCCCCCTGGCACCCAGGGTGTGGACCGGGCTGTGACAACCTAATTACAGTGGGGCTTAGGAATGGAACTGCTGCCACCCAGGGTGCCATAAAGTATCTCACATCATATGCTCTTATTAGTTTATTCTTTGTATGGTCTAccaatttttttgtttgttttttcttgGAATAAACAAAACATCGCTAGTTAGAACTTTTTGTAAGAACTGGCAGGAGTGCTAATAAATTATTAGAGACGAGAGAGTTATCAATTGGTTAATAATTGATGGTGCTTGCAGGTTCCCTTTTTGCAGTTAACTGGCCCATCTCGTGCAGTTGTGTTAATTGATCCAGTCAGGTTTGAAGTCCAACTGAAATCAAAGGGCAGGACCGAGTCTGAAGATAAAGTGATCTGCTTCGATATCTTGAATACACAGCATGCTTCTGGCTATGTGGGATATTGTCCTCCTAGGATATTTACAAGTCATTTATGCTTCAACCAAAGCAAAGTTGAGTTTGCATTTGCAGTACTTGCTCGATCAGTTGAGGCTACCATCCGTATTGAAATTGTTGATGGTGCTTGGCCAGAACATCTCGGGGGACATGTAACAGCTCGCACGGCTAGTATCCATCATGAGGGTATTGTACTTGCAGATTCTGGAGGTGGAAAACTGTCTGTCAGTGGTTCTGGTGTGATTGAGCTTTCAAGACGGGTTGTTTGTGTTGAATTAAGTGGAGAACTGGAAGTTGATGTTGCGGCCTTTCGAGTTGTTCATAATATTTACTCAGATGCTGCAAAAGGTTCCGTTGTTTTCACACCTAAAAGGGCTGCAATCAGTTATGACACATGTGATCTAGGCTTCTGTAAGCTGGGAGTCACCGTTGCTTGGTCTCTTGTTGCACAAGTTGATGATATGCCATGGGGTCCCACTGCACGGGGCTGTAGCCTGTAGCCTGTAGAAACGCCACTGTTTCATCTCAAGTGCCTGTTCATCTGGACCTAATCTATTTAGCTATTTTTGGTTGTTATAGGGACAAATAAATTTTCAgatgtattgttatatatattaTGTAGTTTGTAACGCTGCGTCGTGCTTGTCCTGCTGTGTGTCATTATGTAACATAACTGTTAATCTGTTATCAGTGAGTGCTTAATTCCTTTTCACCATGGTTTGCTTGGGCATTCGTTCGGTCTAGTTCCATGCTGCATTTTTATCAGTGACTCGCACGGCTAGTTTTCATCTTGGGAGTTTTCATCGGCAGTGACGGCAATCTGTCCACGAGTCAAGACTGCCAATCAATGTTCGGTTGTGTTATAGCCGGTGCACAGGGACGTTTCGCGTGGTGCGATGCAAACTAGGCCTGTACATGGTGATGTATAAATACTTAGCATATTCCAGTTACCATCAGATGTCCACCATTAATTTTGAAATTGTGCAAAGGTGAAAGGTGAAAAAAGTACATTCTAGAGAACCTGTCCAATCTTGTCAAACTTTCTTATTATGAAAAGGTTAATTGATTTTACAGATTATGCATTTGGAAGCATCGTCAGGGATTGTTGAGAGTTATTTTTGGTACTCCTGTAAGCACAAATTGCCGGTTGATTATGTCACATGGTAAGTAGGTTGTATGGACGTGCACACCATTTGACATTCCAGAATTAATGTCGGTCTCTATGTACAAACGGTTTAACTATAGTCAAGAAAAAACACACTCATCTTATGCAATCAGTTGCATGATATAGCTTTGTGTTCAATACTTGAACATCTCAGGTGCGCCGAGTGCAGTCCCTTGTGGAGACCTTGGACAAGCTGAAAGCAAGAAATGCAAACCGCTTCAGCGATCATAACAAAGCTGTTCAGTGACAACGTAGTGGGAGACGTTTGAGAACGGCATGTTGGCGTGGGCAGCTTGAGCGCTCCCCCGCCGCGTGTTCCTTCGACGCAAATCAACACTGACTGGGAGCAGTTCGACTAGGCTCAGGTGAAGCTATTGTTGTATCATGAAATTTGTGAGACCGGTATGGACATTCGTCAAACTATTGTAGTTCGGTTGCTCATGGGTAATGAAATTTGGTTAGTCCATGGTGGAAAAAAGGCAGTGAGGTGTTGTGTAAATGCACCACGTTTGATGCCTTTGGTGTCCCCACTGCATGTGTAGTACCAATGTACCATGAGAATTGCATCGCTCATTAGAGGATCATATTTCAATAATATGTTCCTGCCATTCGCATGATATTTATTGGCTGGGTTGTGCAAGGTTGATGACAACATCCCTGGCCAGATCCTTTACAGGACTAGCTTATGTATCCGTGAATGCTATTGTACCATGTACGCGCTGACGCTGTAGCTGTTCCGAAACTTTACCAATAACAGGTTTTCATGAATTCACTTCGGCATAGTGAAGGGTAACCATTGTATAGTTGCACAATGCAGAATGAAGTGACGAGCGCTTTTATGAAAACATCAAAGCCTACCTGTCTGGCCAAATCTAGTATGATAGGGCCAATTTGTCTATTGACAAATGATTAACTGAAGTTCATGTAATCCTGTTTATGTCACGTTTGATTTCGAAAAAATGATGATTTCATCCAATTCAGCGACAGCTAAAGAATGCTAAATTGCTTCTACATCTGAATGCATGACGCAGCAGTACACCGACCATGGCGTTTCTGGACGCCTTGTAAGGTAATCTGCTACAAACCTATAAAGTTACAACTCCTCTGGCTCCCATTCCGGCCAGCCGGTGATCCGCTGTCTCCTCCCTGACGCCGTTGCATCACGCGCGGGCCCTTGCCGCCTCGCGTTGCGTGTCACGTCGAACCTCTCGCCGTCGGCCCAGAGCGCCGTGTCGTCGCCGATCTGACTCCTGAGCTGGTCGTCGGGCATGCTCACCTGCACGAAAAGGCCAACGCCATGGAGGATGCCTGTGGTGACCACGACGTTCCAGGCGACGACGAAGAGGGCGCGCCGAGCTACTTGCCTAGACGGCGGGTCTCGTCCACCTTCTGTAGTACGAGTAGCTACTAAAAAACGTAAATGCGATATCCAATTCAACTATAAGCTCTAGCGTAtagtgttaggttgatctccaccaattggcccttAGGCTcttgatccacgccctgatcgaGGGCGCTCAGCTTTTCTACTGCCtgatgggcccccgtcgcgcagcaTCATAAAAGGACGGTGGCGTTTGGGGCACAAGACACGAGATTCACCGTAGCCACCAGTCCCACCGTGATGTTCTAACCCCAGTCCGATCTAGAAGGGGGAGCTATAAGCGACGAGAagcgccatcgccatcgccgtcgccacTAGCACCGCGTCTGCACTGCTGCTACCTACGATGACCTAGCGGGCGCGTCTCTGCTTCCCCTACTACCACGACTCCGGTGGCCATGTCGTGGTGGCGTCGTGGCCGTGACTACGCATGGTGAGGTACATCACCAAGTCTCCCATTAAGCTAAGTATTATCCACTAATCTATGCCTAGAAATGCTTTAAGTTTctatcaatggtaccagagcccaGGTTCTAGGGTGTAGATCTAGCAGATTGGGGTAGGAAATCGAGTAAAAATCAGAAGGAGATGAGAAAGATCTAATTCGGATCAAAGTAGAGGGTTCgattcgaaccctaaccctagaaggggaAGGAGAACAACAGAAGGGGTCTCGTTTTGAGAAGAACACGaagcctaaccctaacccgcgaaGAGCAGTCGGGGAAGATGAACAGAGGCAGAGGGTTGACCCgaactctaaccctaaccctaacacaGGGCAGCCGACACCTCCAGAGCTATGAGTTCCTATCCCTACCATAGTGGCTCTAGTTACCGGGATTACCGAGATGCTCCCGTCGTCTGTTGCATCTTCTAAGCCACCTCAGACAGTCACAGCGATAGCGACAGCTGCAGATGTGGCTCCACTTTCTACAGTGATCCTTCTAgagtcacaggccgcaccagCTACTGaacagacccagaccgcttcaccttcagtgccagcgatagagggtcagacagctcagagttcagggtcagaggatgatgctacacAGTTCCAgatctctcaccgcacctcagcgcccgactcgtctgctcctgccccgccgtccgacccttaggttttggtgcttgacgccaaaggggaagagggaccgagtatgttagatctagggggagcattagatctagggggagcattaTGATTCATTACTTTTGGTTTGTTACTTTTGGttctttatgtgtgatacattatgcattcatgtttaccttcatgcattacattacatacttgtgatggtgtaacttatatgacatgtgtgctctctacattgatatacatttatatgtcatgtcacttgattatgctcatttgttttgcttccgcgttttactccgattcaaatgagctttacttcatgtacttatgcttaattcatatctattgagtacaccatgttggcttgggtcatataagcatgtctaacccctttgctcttattgtcaaaagcttatatgaaccaagcatgttgaaaacctcactcatatcttctacatactcgaggtagtgttgtcatcaatcaccaaaaagggggagattgaaagcatctaggcccctaattgggtttcggagattaatgacaacacaagattactatgactaatgtgtgttttgtagaggcaatttaagttaggtcatgataatgacaattgattgggcaatcatggtggtcatgcccctgacgatggaaatcatttcagttttcaaaggatggacgacaaggttaaggacaaaCTAGTTTTAAGTGTTGTttggcgttggagagacacttagagtagtttaggactttgttttacctttggctgtactattaaggggggtatggactagtagcttgacctaggtgagtctagtgggttagacgtagtgcacacttgtcaaaactagaaCTAGGTAGCTCTggaatagcccttagatcaattggagccaacttcattcacataggatttcgagttggaagtgaatggagggtcaaatgttgatcggacgttggtctggttgtgaccgaacgctggaggatGAGtcaggtcagttcatttgatcaactgaagtCGCCtggtactgaccagacgctgagtgaaagtgaccggacgctgggtgcctgtgtccggtcaactctagagagcgtttttcatgaccggacacatccggtcagtgctgatcggacgcaggtcagagtctggtcagaacttaacggctctttctgacacagtggcggggataactaatcggagtgtctggtcaccttgaccggagcgtccggtcaccccgcagagtgctGACTCAGCCTTCTAACGGTTTGTATTGAATGAGGGGGGTATAAATACTCACTCCATTCATCCAAGGGAggcctcttgcccatttgtttagctgagaaacaccttgagagtgtcaaggagagcaagagcctagtgaggtgattgagatttgagaatccaagattaaggtcctcattagtgcaaggagagtagcaagtgtgcatccaccttctcattaggcttgtcgcggtcaagtgagagtttgtgcttgttactcttggtgatcgccattacctagatggctcggtggtgattgggagtttggtgatcatccgacagagcttgtgaatgacccaactcaagttgtgagcggttgtgggcgattcaccgcgacggagtgtcgaagaatcaacccgtagagagcacttgatccttgcacggatcaacggggagctacacccttgcgcaggtgctctaacgaggactagtggggagtggcaactctctgatacctcggcaaaacatcaccgtgttcctttctctctctttactttgagcatttacttttgagcaattcattttaagtctttacattcctagaattgtcatgctagagtaggattggaacttagggtgcaaaacttttgtgtggtagaacaatagaatcacattctaggcacaaggggtaaagtgggataagtgtaggacttaattattgcaaataatttagaattagcccaattaatccccctcttgggcatcttgatcctttcaattggtatcggagcctcatgctcactaaattaggcttaaccgtctagagaaagatgtctcacggagatagaccttctcctatctttgagggagatgattttctatTGAAAAAATCGTATCgaggcttatttagaagctttagatattggaattcttagaggcgcatctcaaggcttcccaaaacctaaggatcccacacaccttcaaggcgatgaagttaattacgagaaatggaatgcaaaggctagaaacgccatctttagaggtctttgtaaagatgtttttaaccatgtgcggaaccacaaggacgtccatgcactatggtcggacatttgtgcgctctatgagggaactaagagtgagcatgaggaacgctatcatcttattgaaaaagcttaattcatttgagatgcttcctaaagaaagtgctaatgagatgtactcacgcttgCATGTTCTTGTAGAAGAAGTCAATGGACTTGGActcacaaatgcaaccatccgatgttgtaagaaagatcttgagtgtcctccccattgacaaatatgggcatattgtgaccgtgtttcatcaaggtgatctttccaccgctacaccaactcaaatattaggaaagatcaatgcacatgagatgtatatgcacatcacaccataagatggctcttcttccaccaagaagaaagacttggctttcaaggctagctaagagaagaagggcaaagcaagagttgatcatgagagctcaagtgatgatgaaattgatgatgcaagtcttgctctcatggtaagaaagaccgccaagatgcttaagaagctcaacaagaacggtgtcaagtttgatggcaaaaagaagaaattcttcactagcaatagaaggaagcccatctcggagatggattgctgtaattgtggagaacttggtcatctagcacatcaatgcctcaagccaaagaaagacaaatataagaagaagtacaagggcaagaaagatgactcaagtgatgaagatgatgatgagaagaagaaaaacaagccatataagaagaaggatggcaaaaagaaggatttccacaaaaagaagaagaatggcaaggcatacatcattgGTAATTGGCTCAccgatattgattcatcaagttgctcatccgatgatgaaagtgagaacgagaaggtggccgctattgtaattgactcttcactatcttcaccgacaccactgttgtcatcctctacacacctatgccttgtggccaagggtgatcgaaaggtacaaaatgatgatgatagtagtggtgatgatcatgctagcaatgatgatagtgatagtgatgataaatttgaatcaccttcctatgatgatcttgtcaagttgcttaaccaatatactaaaatcattagaaagacaagagctaaaaatgaaaagctagaacttgagaatgactcactcttagctaaatatgacatagcggaaaaagctagtgttgagcttgaagaagaaaacaaaactatgtcatccaaactcaaggagctcaaatcctctaaaaaggatctcaaagaaaaacatgataaacttgagggaatacataatgagctcatcactagctacaatatgctaaaagaagagtacataaatcttaaggttaatcatgataatcttgttgtctctcatgagttattatccaatCAGCCACATGATATTACtaaccatattgttaagattgatatagctacatcatgtgatgacttaattgttgagagcattgagcaagggtctagtggcaaaggcaaaaAAGTGGTTGAgatcgacaactatgatgagtatgtcaagttcaagcatgagaatgaaaagctcaagaaagatcttgaaaagctatcaaccaccaatactattgtgatagagaaccttgatcatgattgtgatataactcttaagaatgagaagctcaaagaagagaacaagagactcaagatgaagaaaaatcatgatgaactcaaagaagagaacaagaagctcaagttggagaaagaacatctcaagactggcttgagcaagttcacaagaggccaatatctccaaagtgagctactcatgaacacagtaatgaagatggatagaagtggcattgggtatttggcacatcaagagaagaaagttcaagcacaacaccaacaacaacacaagtcaaagccaaagtctAAGAGATgtgttgaatgtggacaagaaggtcagtttgcccatgagtgtcaagctccaccaccacaacccttgcccaagcatgctagacactttgctttcaatgctcattacatgcttagaaaggactctagtggaaaaatgaaagtcatgttcttaggtcctcccaacaagaataagcctaaaaaaatttgggttgtaaagtcactagttgagaaggtcaagggccctcatcaagtttgggtccctaaacatcaAGCTTGATCttttatgtgtaggtgaactataagatcggtggaagtcattggggtattgatagtagttgcactcaacatatgaccggtgattctcgtatgttcacctcactagatgaagaagttgatggtcaagaaagaattacatttggtgacaactcAAAGAGAAAAGTTCAAGGactgggcaaagtggcaatatcaaatgatcatttgatttcaaatatgctatatgttgcttcattgagcttcaacttgctattcgttggtcaattatgtgatcttggctttcaatgcttgtttaccgagaaggaagtggttgtatcaaagATAGATGCTGATCAAGtcatattcaagggatttagatacaacaacctatatctagtggatttcacctccaaagatgccaacttgaagacatgcctattcaccaaatcatcacttgggtggctatggcataaaagacttgctcatgttgggatgagctcactcaagaagctaatgaagaatgaattggtgagagggttgacggatgtgaaatttgagaaggacaagctttgtagtgcatgtcaagccaacaagcaagttgcaaacactcatcctacaaaagtttacatgtcaacaacaagagtgctagagctcctttacatagacttatttggaccaataacTTACAATAGTTtgagaggaaatctctattgtcttgtgattattgatgactactctagatatacttgggtattcttccttcatgacaagaccgaagtggcatcatgtttcaagaagtttgccaagagagcacaaaataaatttaaagtgaagctcaagaagataagaagtgacaatagaaaataatttaacaacacaaacattgaagcatattgtgatgaagttggaatcaagtaTGAGGTcttcacaacatatactcctcaacaaaatgatatagttgagagaaagaaccggacacttatcacacttgcaagaacaatgcttgatgagtacaacacacccgaagctaTCAATACCGCAtattatgcatccaatcgcctatttcttcaaaagtttcttggtaagaccccttatgagttgctcaatgggaagaagctgaacGTATCATTCTTCCGGgcgtttggttgcaaatgctacatctacaagaagcgacaacacctagggaagtttcaaagatgttgtgatataggatttcttgttggttactcatcaaagtccaaagcatatcgagtatttaatcatgccaccggcttggttgaagaaatatatgatgtggaatttgatgaatctaatagctcccaaggagcatatgagaatcttgatgatgtaggtgatgaaccattgaggaaggccatgaagaacattccagttagagacatcaagcccaaagatgatgaagatgatgtacaagtgattgatccaccttcttcatcaaatgtgccacaagatggtgataaagatgggagggtagaaaatgaagatactcatgtctctcatgattaaatggtggcacaagcacaagatgttgatgctccacaaccttcccctcaagtggttgatagaagaaattcattcctattacaagcacatccacaagatctcatcatagggagtccttcaaagggtgtaatgactcgctcttaaaaacttgctttatttattgaacatcactcttttgtctcttgctttgagcctaaaaaggtagaagaagctcttcaagatccagattggataaatgccatgcatgaagagttgaacaacttcacccgcaatgaagtttggactcttgaagagtgaccacaaggtgcaagagtcattggaacaaagtgggtgttccgcaacaagcaagatgatcaaggcattgtagtgaggaacaaggcaaaactagttgcaaaggggttctctcaagttgaagggttagattttggagagacctttgcaccagttgcaagacttgaagccattcatatcctccttgcatatgcatcgcatcatgtaatcaaattatatcaaatggatgttaaaagtgtatttttaaatggcttcataaatgaactagtctatgttgatcaacctctcaggtttgaagaccctagatatcctaatcatgtttataggttgtccaaggtgctatatgagctcaagcaagccctaagagcttactatgagcgcctttgggatttcctcattgagaagggtttcaccattgggaaggtcgacaccacactattcaccaagaagcttgatggagaggtcttcatttgccaagtgtatgttgatgatatcatatttggatcatcaaataaagattattacaaagagtttggtgaattgatgttgaaggagttcgagatgtctatgattggagagcttacattctttcttgattttcaagtcaagcaaatgagagaaggaatttttatctctcaagaaaagtataccaaggatcttctcaagaggttcaatatggatgaatgtaagccaatcaagacaccaatgccatctaatgaacatctcgatctagatgagggaggtaaaacggttgatcaaactctctaccgctctataattggtagcttgttatatttgactgcatctaggcccgacatcatgtttagtgtgtgtatgtgtgctagatttcaagctaattctaaggaggctcacatggttgccgttaaaagaatccttaggtaccttaagcacacaccaagcattggtctttggtatcccaaaggagctagattttaattagttggctattctgattcagattatgccggttgcaagattgataggaaaagcacatccggagtgtgccatttgcttggtagagcactagtgtcttggacctacaagaagcaaaatagtgtggctttgtcaaccgccaaagcggaatacattgccgtgggtgcttgttgtgcacaaattctttacatgaagcaagctttgctagactatggtgtagttctagaaaaggtacctcttttgtgtgacaatgagagcacggtaaag
Coding sequences within:
- the LOC136450688 gene encoding uncharacterized protein is translated as METEAVSNDCLLGPVTLKKRSSMKLKNRMMMKMKSLSSFLDEEKEKYGEEDNEIIIFRQHWERRYADSYGSFESTTVVPPMLYTFGSIPKYAIPDNGMQIFYVKVAQIKEEEGLDWPLHVYGLIATRDSIDPRRNLIFYRTRDNCQTITEGVPFLQLTGPSRAVVLIDPVRFEVQLKSKGRTESEDKVICFDILNTQHASGYVGYCPPRIFTSHLCFNQSKVEFAFAVLARSVEATIRIEIVDGAWPEHLGGHVTARTASIHHEGIVLADSGGGKLSVSGSGVIELSRRVVCVELSGELEVDVAAFRVVHNIYSDAAKGSVVFTPKRAAISYDTCDLGFCKLGVTVAWSLVAQVDDMPWGPTARGCSL